In Chroicocephalus ridibundus chromosome 12, bChrRid1.1, whole genome shotgun sequence, a single genomic region encodes these proteins:
- the ASIP gene encoding agouti-signaling protein isoform X1, which yields MTMEFFLPRMESKNLFLSLLLCYSLLRAAGSHMVIEEKTECTLPRSNKMSLQDLPPISIVDLTKRSQKVSRKEAENKKSSKKNAEPKTSPKPRPTPAADCVPNFKTCKPHLNSCCHYCALCKCRIFQTICQCLMLNPKC from the exons ATGACAATGGAATTTTTCCTCCCCAGGATGGAAAGCAAGAACCTCTTCCTAAGCCTATTGCTCTGCTACAGTTTGCTCAGAGCTGCCGGTTCTCACATGGTAATAGAAGAGAAGACGGAATGCACCCTGCCAAGGAGCAACAAAATGAGCCTCCAAGATCTCCCACCGATCTCCATAGTAG ATTTAACTAAAAGATCCCAGAAAGTCAgcaggaaagaagcagagaacAAGAAATCTTCCAAG aaAAATGCTGAACCGAAGACATCTCCAAAACCAAGGCCCACACCAGCTGCTGACTGTGTGCCAAACTTCAAAACCTGCAAACCACACTTGAATTCATGTTGTCACTACTGTGCTTTGTGCAAATGCCGAATTTTTCAGACCATCTGCCAATGTCTAATGTTAAACCCAAAGTGCTAA
- the ASIP gene encoding agouti-signaling protein isoform X2 yields the protein MESKNLFLSLLLCYSLLRAAGSHMVIEEKTECTLPRSNKMSLQDLPPISIVDLTKRSQKVSRKEAENKKSSKKNAEPKTSPKPRPTPAADCVPNFKTCKPHLNSCCHYCALCKCRIFQTICQCLMLNPKC from the exons ATGGAAAGCAAGAACCTCTTCCTAAGCCTATTGCTCTGCTACAGTTTGCTCAGAGCTGCCGGTTCTCACATGGTAATAGAAGAGAAGACGGAATGCACCCTGCCAAGGAGCAACAAAATGAGCCTCCAAGATCTCCCACCGATCTCCATAGTAG ATTTAACTAAAAGATCCCAGAAAGTCAgcaggaaagaagcagagaacAAGAAATCTTCCAAG aaAAATGCTGAACCGAAGACATCTCCAAAACCAAGGCCCACACCAGCTGCTGACTGTGTGCCAAACTTCAAAACCTGCAAACCACACTTGAATTCATGTTGTCACTACTGTGCTTTGTGCAAATGCCGAATTTTTCAGACCATCTGCCAATGTCTAATGTTAAACCCAAAGTGCTAA